One part of the Acidobacteriota bacterium genome encodes these proteins:
- a CDS encoding alcohol dehydrogenase catalytic domain-containing protein: MATAKVATAPMKVAQVPKAGADFQIVEREIPTPEAGQVRIKVQACGVCHSDVLTKDGWPGIQYPRVPGHEVVGIIDEVGAGVSAWTMGQRVGVGWHGGHAGTCTACRRGDFGNCRNMKIAGISYDGGYQQYMVAPAEALVAVPESLSDVEAAPLLCAGITTFNALRHSGAFPGDLVAVQGIGGLGHLGIQFANKSGYKVAAIGRGPENAALAKQLGAHVYIDSKATNAAEELQKLGGAQVILATAPSSKAMSELIDGLGPNGKLMVVGADLAPIEVTPVQLIFGSRTIQGWASGTPIDAEDTLRFAELTGVRPMIETYPLEKAAEAYARMLSGDAEFRVVLTM; this comes from the coding sequence ATGGCAACGGCAAAAGTCGCAACAGCGCCAATGAAGGTGGCGCAGGTTCCTAAGGCGGGAGCCGATTTTCAAATCGTCGAACGCGAGATTCCCACCCCCGAGGCAGGGCAGGTGCGCATCAAGGTGCAGGCCTGTGGCGTCTGCCACAGCGATGTGCTCACAAAAGACGGCTGGCCTGGCATTCAGTATCCCCGTGTTCCAGGACACGAGGTGGTAGGCATCATTGATGAAGTGGGGGCTGGTGTTTCCGCGTGGACAATGGGACAGCGCGTCGGCGTCGGCTGGCACGGCGGCCACGCCGGCACGTGCACAGCGTGCCGGCGCGGAGATTTTGGCAATTGCCGGAATATGAAAATAGCGGGCATCAGCTATGACGGCGGCTACCAGCAATACATGGTGGCTCCAGCGGAGGCACTGGTCGCGGTGCCAGAGAGTCTAAGTGATGTCGAAGCAGCACCGCTGCTCTGCGCTGGAATTACCACCTTCAACGCGCTGCGGCACAGCGGAGCGTTCCCCGGCGACCTTGTCGCGGTGCAGGGGATCGGCGGTCTGGGTCACCTCGGAATTCAATTCGCGAACAAGTCTGGTTATAAAGTCGCGGCCATCGGGCGTGGGCCTGAGAATGCGGCGCTCGCCAAGCAACTCGGAGCGCACGTGTACATAGACAGCAAAGCGACGAACGCTGCCGAGGAATTGCAAAAGCTGGGCGGCGCACAGGTCATTCTAGCCACCGCCCCAAGCTCAAAAGCGATGTCCGAGTTGATTGATGGTCTGGGGCCGAACGGCAAGCTCATGGTCGTCGGCGCGGATCTGGCCCCCATCGAGGTCACGCCGGTACAGCTCATTTTCGGAAGTCGAACGATTCAAGGCTGGGCCTCGGGAACACCGATTGATGCCGAGGACACACTGCGCTTCGCCGAACTCACCGGCGTGCGCCCCATGATTGAAACCTATCCGCTCGAAAAAGCGGCGGAGGCTTACGCGCGTATGCTGAGCGGCGACGCCGAGTTCCGCGTCGTGCTGACAATGTGA
- a CDS encoding MaoC family dehydratase produces the protein MMDSNQLLFLEDLQPGQRFTSGTHTLDAAQIKAFAQQFDPQPFHLDDDAAKDSLFAGLAASGWHTAALTMRLQVESGLPIRGGIIGAGGELSWPRPTRPGDTLHVENEILEVTPSRSRPDRGMVTVRSETLNQRGEVVQSLTVKCVVSRRPDATDQAQ, from the coding sequence ATGATGGATTCAAACCAATTACTCTTTCTTGAAGACTTGCAACCCGGTCAGCGCTTCACCAGCGGCACGCATACGCTGGACGCAGCGCAGATCAAAGCCTTTGCCCAGCAGTTCGACCCGCAACCCTTCCATCTGGATGACGATGCGGCGAAAGACAGTTTGTTCGCCGGGCTGGCGGCGAGCGGCTGGCATACGGCGGCGCTCACCATGCGCTTGCAGGTCGAGAGCGGGTTGCCGATCCGCGGCGGCATTATCGGCGCGGGCGGGGAACTGAGTTGGCCGCGTCCGACCCGGCCCGGCGACACGTTGCACGTCGAGAACGAAATTCTGGAAGTCACTCCTTCGCGCTCACGGCCTGACCGTGGAATGGTCACCGTGCGCAGCGAGACGCTGAATCAGCGCGGCGAAGTGGTGCAAAGCCTGACCGTCAAATGCGTCGTCTCGCGCCGCCCGGACGCGACCGATCAAGCACAATGA
- a CDS encoding NAD(P)H-dependent oxidoreductase: MKQPIHILGIAGSLRRASYNRAALRAAAQLVPEGAVLEIFELDGIPLFNQDEDQNPPAKVVELKRRIRAADAILFVTPEYNYSIPGVLKNAIDWASRPYGDSAWNGKPAALMGASVGTFGTVRAQYHLRQIMVFLNMFPINQPEVMIGSAHTRFDQEGNLTDEPTQEFIRQLLQNLVAWTQRHGKA, encoded by the coding sequence ATGAAGCAACCCATTCACATTCTCGGTATCGCGGGCAGTTTGCGGCGCGCCTCGTACAATCGCGCCGCGCTGCGCGCTGCCGCCCAACTGGTGCCCGAAGGCGCAGTCCTCGAAATCTTCGAACTGGACGGCATCCCCCTTTTCAATCAGGACGAAGACCAAAATCCGCCCGCCAAAGTCGTCGAACTAAAGCGGCGGATACGCGCGGCGGACGCGATTCTCTTCGTGACGCCCGAATACAACTACTCCATTCCCGGTGTGCTGAAAAACGCGATTGACTGGGCGTCGCGGCCTTATGGCGACAGCGCCTGGAACGGGAAACCGGCGGCGCTGATGGGCGCATCGGTCGGGACGTTCGGCACGGTGCGGGCGCAATACCATCTGCGCCAGATCATGGTGTTCCTGAACATGTTTCCCATCAATCAACCCGAAGTGATGATCGGCAGCGCTCACACGCGCTTCGATCAGGAAGGAAATCTGACGGATGAGCCGACGCAAGAGTTCATTCGGCAGTTGTTACAGAATCTCGTGGCGTGGACGCAACGCCACGGAAAAGCTTGA
- a CDS encoding ankyrin repeat domain-containing protein — protein MKTDLVLRPGNVKFPKNPIMDTLLDAILDDDRAVVQAMLKADPALVTASVRQAILHEAKIFHWLYVGDTALHLAAAGYRVEIVRMLLAAGADPNSAKNQRWSGPLHYAADGYLASAVWDPMQQVETLKCLLEAGADLQAQDKNGATPLHRAVRTRCAAATRFLLEAGSDATRQNKPGSTPFHLAVQDTGRGGSGTAAARAAQRQIIRDFLSFGVSTALKDGKGKTVLACAKSDWIRELLQTETA, from the coding sequence ATGAAAACCGATCTAGTTTTGCGACCTGGTAACGTAAAGTTCCCAAAGAATCCAATTATGGACACACTCCTTGACGCCATACTTGATGACGACCGCGCAGTCGTCCAAGCCATGTTGAAAGCCGATCCTGCGCTTGTGACTGCAAGCGTCCGCCAAGCGATACTGCATGAGGCCAAGATTTTTCACTGGCTATACGTCGGTGATACCGCGCTGCATTTGGCTGCCGCCGGGTATCGCGTCGAGATCGTGCGCATGCTGCTGGCGGCGGGAGCGGATCCGAACTCGGCAAAGAACCAGCGCTGGAGCGGCCCGCTCCACTATGCGGCGGACGGTTATCTAGCCAGCGCTGTGTGGGATCCAATGCAGCAAGTCGAGACTCTCAAATGCCTGCTTGAGGCAGGGGCGGACTTGCAGGCGCAGGACAAGAACGGCGCGACCCCCTTGCACCGCGCCGTCCGGACGCGCTGCGCCGCCGCGACGCGCTTCCTGCTCGAGGCGGGCAGCGACGCGACACGCCAGAACAAGCCCGGTTCGACGCCCTTTCACCTGGCGGTACAGGATACCGGTCGCGGTGGTTCCGGAACGGCAGCGGCGCGCGCTGCACAGCGCCAGATCATCCGAGATTTTCTTTCGTTTGGGGTAAGCACTGCGCTCAAGGATGGCAAAGGCAAAACGGTGCTGGCATGTGCGAAGAGCGATTGGATTCGAGAACTACTCCAAACGGAAACAGCGTAA
- a CDS encoding 3-oxoacyl-ACP reductase FabG produces the protein MTTEPKKLAGKVAVVTGGSKGIGAAIAQRLAADGAAVAFTYASSPQKAEEVVRAIETAGGKARAIHADGADAEAVQRAIAATVETFGRLDILVNNAGIATLAPIDQFSIEEFDRIVAINIKGVFLMTRAAVAHLRDGGRIINIGSVNSDLMPFVGGSVYALTKGAVAGFTRGLARDLGPRGITVNNIQPGPVDTEMNPADGPFADTLKGIMALHRYGQPEEIAGLVAYLASAEAGYITGANLKIDGGFAA, from the coding sequence ATGACTACAGAGCCAAAGAAACTCGCGGGCAAGGTGGCCGTCGTGACGGGCGGCTCAAAAGGTATCGGCGCGGCCATCGCGCAACGCCTGGCTGCCGATGGCGCGGCGGTCGCGTTCACTTACGCCAGTTCGCCGCAAAAGGCCGAGGAAGTCGTGCGCGCCATTGAAACGGCGGGCGGCAAGGCCCGCGCCATCCACGCCGACGGCGCCGATGCCGAAGCCGTGCAACGGGCCATCGCCGCAACGGTGGAGACGTTCGGGCGGCTCGACATTCTGGTGAATAACGCGGGCATCGCCACGCTCGCGCCGATTGACCAGTTTTCGATTGAAGAGTTCGACCGGATCGTCGCCATCAATATCAAAGGCGTGTTTCTGATGACGCGCGCAGCCGTTGCTCATCTGCGCGACGGCGGACGCATTATCAACATCGGCAGCGTCAACAGCGATCTGATGCCGTTTGTGGGCGGTTCGGTTTATGCCCTGACCAAAGGCGCGGTGGCCGGATTCACGCGCGGCCTGGCTCGTGATCTTGGCCCGCGCGGCATCACGGTCAATAACATTCAGCCTGGCCCGGTGGACACCGAAATGAACCCGGCGGATGGCCCCTTTGCCGACACGTTGAAAGGAATCATGGCGTTGCATCGTTACGGACAGCCGGAGGAAATCGCCGGGCTGGTGGCATATCTGGCGAGCGCCGAGGCTGGCTACATCACGGGGGCAAACCTTAAGATTGATGGCGGCTTTGCGGCCTGA